The DNA region TAAAACAACTCACTCTTAATGAGAATTAGGTGTTCCCCTTTCGAGGTTATTTTGTTTTCCATTTAGATAATTTGCATTCCgttttagtgataatcgggtcTAAGAGACCTTGGATCACACGTTATCACCCAATGACATACCAAGATATTATGACAGAAGGACATTAATTCTGAACCCCAAAACATTCGTCAACTTCATCCTTCTCTTTTACAAAATAGAATCTGAGAAAAagatatttcatttattaagaTTAACCTGAAACCAGAACAAACACTGAATACCATAAAATATCCTAAAAATGCTTAAAATTTTGTAAGTGACCTAAATCATGATGTACATGTCATCGACAACAAACGAATGTGATATGGAAGAGAATATATTCTCGTATCACAACCCACTCCACGAATGAGTCCCACATTTTCTGCGAAGGCAATCATTTTTTTAGAAGACTTCCATAGTAATGACGAACAAAAAAGAGAATAGTAGATCACTTTGTCTAATCCCCTAAGAGTTCTCTAAAAATTCTCCGAGATCTCCAATTTATAATGAATTGAAGATTAACATTTATAGGCAAAATCTATTTCAGCCAATTTATTTCACTTCACTTCATTATGTTTTTgacatcaaacaaaaactcacAATTGACGCGATCATAAACATTTTTGAAGTTTAACTTGACTAAAACACATTTGTCGCCTCCTGAAATAGCTAAGTCAATACACTAATTGACTATTAATTTTGCAtcataaatttaacaaaatttgatgaacgcgatcTGATTACTAGAGATTGTCGTCTCTAACACCCTTCACAACGTGTTGGCCAATCATTTCGAAACAATCTTATAGAAAGACGAAATAAGATTCATATGACTAAAGTTTTAACGCTCTCCGCAACATTTGCAAATTTGTTATactatttaacatttaaattctcaaaaattaaaatatattaaatgtgttaaaatttagatcaaacttaaaaatatatttgtctGACAAAATAAAATGGAATTAGTGAGACAGGGTTAGAAATTATCAACTCCTATTTTTGTGGGAAATTTCAGTAGTCTAAACGGTTTCggattgatttttattttttatatctattaaGTCATTGCTTGattcttagaaaaaaaaagatcaTGGGTaaggatgattttttttttattatattacaaatttgATTTACAAGTGACAACacaaaataaagtatttattttaatccaactaatacatttttcttctttattggTTTATAGATTTATacctattattatttattattaatattttcattcacTTTTTTCTCTCGATAACTCATCAGTCATCACTAATTGCATCCATTATTGGTAGCCTTATTTGAAATTAACCGGATCAGAGCTATACAAACGATAGCAGTCATCGGAGAAGAATAGTCGCCCTGTTTGGAATCAATCGGATCGGAGCTGCAAACGACCACAATCATTGGGGAGATCATAATGTAGAAGATAATCTTTCGAACTGGAAATTTTCGGttcgaatttttttaattcgtcAGGTAGACTGGATTTTAACCGGTTCGAAAAATAACCGTATTGAAGTTAAAAACTAGATCATTCATCTAATAGTTTCTCAGTCGGCGCAAAGGATGTAAATGAGTCGAGCCGCTCGTGAGCTACTCGTGAGTCGCTCAGTCAAAGCTCAATtcgagttcggtcaaaatcgaattcGAGACGAGTTCGAACTAACTCGTTTAAGATTCGAGCCAAATTCGAGCTTAGGTAAGACTCGCTTAATAGctcgtcgagctttttcgagcctaatcatataatttttttattatattttaatttttaatctaaatttgaaatatacttATAAGACAATTTATAGGCTTATTGCTTGTGATACTGATACTAAAATTATTGGTACGTAAAATTAATGAGATTTTCAAATTTGATATATCAAAATacaaaagaataatatttataaattaaaaaatatatattatataatacttttaaggaaataaataaatttgatattaatttaattataaaaacataatttttttaaattaaatcaatattaagGATTTGAAATATTTGTGGGTTGAACCAGTGATTCATGAAtgataatttaagtttttttaatataaaaatttaatatataaatatatttaaattcgagtcTTTTGAGCCTATAGTTATatgatcgagccgagttcgaacTTAATATTGAAAGTTCGATCGAGCTCGAACCAATAAAAAAcgagtcgagtcgaactcgagccaGAACTAGTTCGAGTTCGACTCGTTTACACTTCTGGTagacgcttaatttaaaaaatattcaatccATCCCatcaaaactaaaatatttaagtggctcattcaaaaaaaaaataaaaaaaataagacctTTTCTCCAATTTGGACTAAGTTAGGTTTCTTATAACTAGGAGCCTGTTgacattttcttattttgtttcaaatggcaactcatatattatttatgaaaaatagtgTTACAAGTACGcattaatacaattaataaGAATATCAATTAAGGAAACTTCAACTAATGCCTTTGCATTCTCATCTAAAATTTGCGATTTTCTTTAAAGAAGCCTAAGGCATTCCCATCTAAAATTTGCGTTCTTCTTGAAAGAAGCCTATACAATATCGAGAATCAAAACGCGACGATTCTCATCTTCAGTGCCATGCAGAAGCCGAAACTAAATTCCTTTCTTTCCACCCCAACAACAAACCTCCATCCATCTCCACCACCTTATAATTTTCCGAGTAAAACTTCAATAAGCTTTTTATAACCGAGTTCACATACGAACTCAAAGGGTATTGCTTGAATCCCGCCATCATAAACCTCAACCTCCACTTCCCAAATAACTCGTGTCTCTCCTCCCTATCCTTTCCTTCGCATGCTATCACATTCACTATATCCCTCGCCAGACAATGCTCCTCCGCGTTTATCCTATCCTTTCTATCCCGTGGTAGCGCCACATCAATTGACTCGAACACTGCCAGGTAATAATCCAACGTCTCCACAAACCGCGTTAAGAAAGGCGGGGTGTTCGTGTTCGATTCTTGCTCCACTAAAGTAACCACTTTTGGATTCATCGATTTCACCATCCTTAATAAACTGTCCCTTGGATTCTCCACGTCAACGCTCTCGTCCGGAATGTGGTGTAGCTTAAGCGGGAAATTCACCGCCAACGCCTCTCCCGGTCTAACATCCAACATGTCGCGGGAAAAGACATGAATCGGGTTGAATTCGATCGGGATGTTGAATTTACTCGATATTGACGCCAAACGTGTGCCTATAGATTCCAAACCACCTCCACGGGCATAGTTTGAGACAGGGTCGTCTATACCTGTGATTCTAACGTGAGGGGCACCGCCAGGTCTAGCCGCGAGGGCTTGTAAGAGAGTTGTCCATTGAGTTCCTTGGCATATTTGGAAGTCGATTATGTGAATTCGGTCCTCGTTTCTGCATGCTTCGGCTATGGCACCGTTAGCTGCCATGTAACCGAATTTCAAATAAGGACAGATTTCGTAAATAATCTGTTTGTAGGAAAGTAAATCATTCCCTTCCGGCTCGTTGTTACAACGTAGAGATTTGTATATATTAGTACCCGATGAGTTCCTTCGAGCCACTAATCCTTCCACCATATAAGCTCCCAACCGTTGGATCGGTTCCCCAGTAATGGAGACCGATTGACGAGCTATTCTGATCATAGTGTCAAAATCATTGCTTCTATTGTCGGACAAAGCCTTAGCGCAAGACACGAGCAAGTGTTTCAAATTTACGGGAGAAGGGAAGCCCTGAAACGACGCTCCCTCCATGGACTTGTGtcgtttattattattattgacgGGTGCTTCTTCCTCACAATCAGGTCCCATGAGTTCAGATTCGAGTTGTCTCAATGTGTATCCTAAGTTTGTAGTACTAttgaagaatgcatctccacTAGAATGAAACAATTGACTGTCCTCCTGATGATAATCCTCCATGTGGAAGTAACTGTTTTTCTTGAACGAAGAATTCCAAGGAGTTGCGATGGATAGATTTTCTGTGGAGCTGTGCTGATTGTCTGGACTGCTGCTAAATGGTGTGAATTCCTCGGAGTCCACGTGCGAAGCAAAGGGTGAACTAGGAGAACTTCCGAAACTGATTTTTGTGGAATCAAATAACTTATTGTTGTAGGTTGCTGATGAAATAGTTGGATGGGAGGATGagtatgaatatgaatatgagtatgaatttgataaatctGCAGGACTAACAACACTGTAACCAAAGAGCTGAGAGGTGTCCATTCTTCCAAGTACTCATCAGCTAGGTTGTAGTATAGAAAGAAAAACTCCTTACGATTCTTTAAATGCGAGTAAGAGAACTAGAATCCTGTAAAAGTAATGCAAAAATGCAAATTAGACTTCATCTCCATGTTTATTATATACAGTTTCTATCCCAAGTTTATCATCTAAACGTTAAAGATAATCTCACAATGGAAGAGAATTTGTCCTAATTTATAGCTCGTAAATCATTATCTATTAGGTTAAATCTTAACCTATATGATGTAATTTGAACTAGACTATTGAGGAAGATCAATAAAAAACAGATAGGCAGAGGATGTGATCTTCCCTGTTCCTTTTCAAATTTTTCgatctttcagtttgttttaaTTCAAGCAACCTGATTCATCTCTATATACACATGATTCATGATCCAATTCAGATCCCAACTTAAGAACACCAAAGTATCAGAACAGGCAAATATTTCTGTAGGAAACTTCTGAGAAAAAACTATAACAAATCATTCTCAACCTATCTATATCAGCTTTAAGCAATTCAAAGATACAGAATAACCGAGAACGAACTCCGATTGTAATTACAATAATCTGAAATTAAACATAAGAACTAAACCTAAAAGATTCAACTGTCTTAATTTCTTCAAGCTCTCCATAATAAACAGTATCAGAAGCATACAGGCAAATATTTTCTATAGCTAAATTGACTGATATAAACTTTTCAGGAAAAACTATGACAAATCATTCTCAACCTATCTATATCAGCTGTATTCAATTCACAGATACAAACAACCGAGAATGAAATCCGATTGTAATTGTAGGAAACTACAAGAATCTGAAATGAAACATACGAAGTAGACCTAAGAGATTCAATTGTCTTCATTTCTTCAAACTCTCCGTAATAAACAGTATCAGAACCATACAGGCAAGTATTTTCTATAGCTAAATTGACCGATAGAAACTTCTCAGGAAAAACTATGAGAAATTATTCTCAACCTATCTATATCAGCTTTAATCAATTCACAGATACAAACAACCGTGAATGAAATCCGATTGTAATTGTAGGAAACTACACGAATCTGAAATTAAACATAAGAACTAGACCTAAGAGATTCAACTGTGTTAATTTCTTAATATCTCCATAACAAACAGTATCAGAATCATACAAGAAAACATTTCCTGCAACTAAATTGACCGATATAAATTTCTCATGAAAAACTATGAGAAATCATTCTCAACCTATCTATATCAGCTTTAATCAATTCACAGATACAAATAACCGAGAATGGAATCCGTTGCAACTATAGGAAACTACAATAATCTGAAATTAAACATAAGAACTAGACCTAAAAGATTCAACTGTCTTCatttcttcaaatctccataaTAAACAGTATCAGAACCATACAGACAAATATTTTCTGTAGCTAAATAAACTATGAGAAATCATTATCAATCTATCTATATCAGCTTTAATCAATTCACAgaaacagattaccaagaacgAACTCCGATTGTAATTGTAGGAAACTACAAGAATCTGAAATGAAACATACGAACTAGACCTAAGAGATTCAACAGTCTTCATTTCTTCAAACTCTCCATAACAAACAGTATCAAACTCATACAGACACATATTTTCTGTAGCTAAATAAACTATGAGAAATCATTATCAACCTATCTATATCAGCTTTAATCTATTTCGTATACCTAAGAGATTCAACTGTCTTCATTTCTTCAAACTCTCCATAACAAACCGTATCAGAATCATACAGGTAAATATTTCAGTAGCTAAATAAACTATGAGAAATCAATCTCAATCTATGTATATCAGCTTTAATCAATTCACAGATAACCGAAAACGAACTCAAATTGTAATTGTAGGAAACTATAAGAATCCGAAATTAAACACACGAGCTAGAGCCACAAGATTAAACAAACTTCATTTCTTCAATCTCTCAATAATAAACAGTATCATGCCGTTTGACATCATGACAACAACAAATCATATAAGCAATTGATAAATACTTACTTAGCTAGAAACTTGCGAAGATGTCGATGAACTCAGTTCTGATCATTCATAgatgtgaaatttgaaatgcTTTTGCTGAATGAATTCTACAGATatcttgaagatgatgatgatgatgagagaTGGAGATTTATATAGGAAACTGAATAATGGCGTATTTATAATCTTCAGGAAGCAAAACAAATACTCGTTTTGTTCACGATAACGGCGGTGATAAAGTTTTGACTCTTCCGTTACGGTTATGATTGGACTTTGGAAGAGTTTATTAACGGAAGGACTGGCGAAAGTTAACGGCGATGGTCAGACTCCGTTTCATACGCGCTTCGGAATTTAATGGAACCTTCTTTCATATTTCATGATATCCACGAGCTTATATTGCCGTTAGaagttgtttttaatttttagttttatttctaTGAAATTATCTgattcttttgttatttatttaaaaaaaatttgaggtaattaaatattttaatttaaatgtttaaaattaaagtcaaattAGTCTTGGTCAAACAAACAATTTTAGATCGTCAAttctttttaacaaattttttattttattatttataatcatttcaaaattaaaaattagatgaACATATTTGAaccttaataatttttatatttagtaaGAAACACGGGTATTTATAGATTTAGTTTTGTAAATATAACAGGGTGATGCTTAAATTTTTGGATAGTTGTTAAAAATCAACTGTAAATTTTTGGATAgttgttaaaaaattgaatttagacTATTGATATTGaatgtatatttatttgacATTCTGATTATTTTTCTGATAAactatttagttttaaaaaaattgtctaACATTCAATTATCGTAGTTATCTcgataatataatttataatattattataacattatttagaTTTGTTCTGAAAAACAGATAGAGAtagagttaatcgtttttctttaaaatttacaaagggtaacatttttgttatttttttttcttatttttatgttttttaaatttaaaatttttattttattttctaatgttatgtttttttttgtttttattaaactactcttgttatttttaatataaatgtactattaaaataacactatctatttaaaaaaattagaaaattataattgaaaatatttattagtttttagtGTAAATTGGTTTGTGaatagttattaaaatatttgttagactTCAATTacagtataatattttatttattttgtagtgTTATTATTAGATCATGATTAAGGTTGTTGTATgtttttattagatataaaaattattttaggaataaataatttaaattatattttaaaaaccaaattattcttttaaatcattataatattgtataaatattataacaagtgtacatatatattttttaatagattaaTAGACAAATACTCAATTCAAATAACCTTgatcaaacaagtcctaaaCAAGTGACCATTACCGACGTTAAATTTGTCACGTGGTTTTGTTCCCATCTCTTACCTTATTATAGTCTTAATTAATGTTGAAAATCTTATCTACATAATAACAGACATTGTGATGagcaataaaatttatttaataatagtgAAGTAGTAATAttctaaattatcttttaattttaaaaaattactcaaattactttgtttattataattaactatgctaaattttataacattaatgtatttccttattttaatcattgattaaagtattttattttcataaagtTCATATCTTTTTTAAGTAAATCATCATCATAAGGGAAGTAAAATCTCTCATTGCCTAATAAATGTCCAAAAAGATCAAGTTATTGAAGAGCATGCCTTTTAGAGCTAGTTTGATATCAACTTCTTTACTAAACCACCAAGTTTTAATTGTTCATGTTTCAACTCGAGCCATGGACAGATTCAGCCCACCccgaattatttttatttttatttaggataaaaatttaacaaaacctcataatttcttaaaagtttttcaatataattcagtttatatctaattattaaaaaatagtaaaacttatatttattcaattttgtccgttaattttttaaatttactcCAATGAGTCAGTCCCTTACTTTGAATAATAAAGtaggtaaataaataaataccaaGGATGATAGATCATCTTTAGGTCTACAACTGGAATTGAGTGTGCAAGTGACTAAGAAACCAATTAATCATTATGAAGGtgtttatgataattttttttttttaaaaagttataattatttcaataaaaatgtcttaaaataaggaaacaaacaaataattgtaATATATGAAGTGAATCTAACTATGTCAGGTTATATTAGATGATTTTGTAACTTCGAGATAATTAGTACTCAGAATTTGACCTATATCTCAATTATGATGGCGATCAAAACTCTTCTATACATGTGGGTGatgttaaaattcaaatatctcGCCAAATTTACTTGTTTGTCCTTTCAACTCTCTCGAAAATTCTTACAtttctttctaaataaatttggtaTATATTTGCAcccttttgttttttataaattattgtttttaaatgtgAGTGTAACTATTAACTATCTAAATAtcgtttatattattatgtcaCTAGCtaatttattaacatataagtaacaaaaaaaagtttataaaaaaattaagaatattataatttttttttttaaattatgaaaatagaatataaaagtttgtgccttataaaaaaatctaaaatttataaattatatataaataaattaaaattgtcaCTAACTTCTAGTATGGAGTTCTTAggtaaaaattttaattctagATTTACCAAACCCGACCGGGTCGGATCGACTGATACCCGACCCTAACCCAACCTCAACAAACAGTTTCCCAAATTAACCTTATTTGGCGTTCACTTTcctaaactaacctagtttgttcatttattcccaaactaacctagtttaccattcaaacttagttttttttttatatttttttttaacattccaaatttattatatatatagatatatatatttaaattattatttatataaactaaattatttatatttttgatatatattttaaattattatttttataaatttgattatttatattttgatatataatttaaattatttttttataaatttaattatttatattttaatatatatatatatatatatatttacatttcaaatttattatatatatatttacatttcaaatttattatatatatatatatacatatatatgtggGAGTATGATTTTCAtcctataaattttttttttactattcaaattattatttatatttattgggttgtcttttattaaaataattttgacaacttttcatttaaattattatttatatttattgggttgtcttttattaaaataattttaacaacttttcattgtgatataattttacaataaaaattttatcaaCTTTTATTGTGTTATCTTCCTAAAAATATGTCTTAAGTTAAtgaatcattaaatatttatattaaaatataaataattaaatttataaaaaaataatttaaattatgtatcaaaatataaataattaaatttataaaatcaataatttaaaatatatatcaaaatataaataatttagtttatataaataataattatatatatataataaatttgaaatgtaaaaaaaataaaaaaaaaaatgagtttgaatagtaaactaggttagtttgggaataaatgaacaaactaggttagtttgggaaagtaaACGCCAAAGGTTAATTTGGGAAACTGCTCCAACTccaaccccaaccccaaccccaaccccaaccccaaccccaaccccaaccccaaccccaacccatagagatatagttttaaaaacaaatccaactataataagattttataattttattttgtataatgatatataatatatttatgttcttttataaataactaaaatattatccTTGATGATCGATCGGCATCAATTTTACTTATATGGATTGAGGAGACCTTTATAGAGGATAAAGACTTCTATAATGATTTGAGTCGAGTCCGACAACAAATTCAGCGtttagttaagtgtgtttgcgagttATGTTTAATtcgttataaattttttaaataaaataaaatatttttaaaattaaccacaataaaaaattatttaaataatttaaaatattttattaagtcaACTCAGTTTGTATACTACAAAACATAGTTGAGTGATGATTACGTGGCACACGCGGAGACTATTTGGACCGTTTAAGCGTAAGGAAGACTGCCACGTCAGATATAAATTTATCTGTTGATTGACTTTGACTTGACTTCCTGACTTCAAAACGTTGGGCCTTCCCAAACCactgtaaatattaaaatattatcacatttattgtttatttttatattaattttgctaaatatatataaaatttaccTACAATTCTGTAGTAAAAATTATGTCATGTTTAATGAAAGGTACTTCTTACATCACCTAATTaatccaaattattaaaaagattataaatacatttttacattcttttttaattttgctTCACAACAAGAATGCTCGAATTCAAAAAGAGTGATATTAGTTGTTTTCGAAACAAACTcgaatcacaaaaaaaaaaatcaatataaataatattttaaccttcACAATTCCAAACAATTAatggttttatttaaatattttattttttaattttattaaataatgcattttaataaacatattttaaataaaacccgGATCAAATGTAGAAGTGTAAGTTTTAGAAGTGTTGAATTTACTGtgagtttatttatatatatgcaaATTTCCAATAATATGGCTTGGATGGAAGTTTATTTCTTATATTCATAAAAGaattggtttttattttatttttttaaaaattgtgttGGAttgttttacatttttatatttataaaatgtatcAAGTTATTCTCAATTACAATTTTTGCACTTCATTCATATccattttttactaaaatatatataatttatattctaaaataaatctCTTATTAGTAGTTTGGACTTTGTATTGTGAAAGTCAAAGAAATCAAACACAGCCCCCATTTTGGTATACGCGTTGTCTTTGACCATTTTTGTTAATGCCTTGTTTGATTAGGCCACTTGCCATTAGCTGTGGAAATTAATCTTACAAAATCAAACCGAATAAAAAATGTTCcttttttggtttaaaattctttttataCGTTTAAATGTAAGAATCAAACTCTTAACATTTGTAACCAtgaataaaaaacacaaatttcgaaaaagtaaataaatcaCGAAAGGAATGATGAATGTGATTTCATAAGTATATATCTTTTTCCCAATAATGAAATAGTTGATCACGCGTCCAAACACAAAGAAGATGGTATGGTTACAATCGGTTgataaaatcaatttcaaataatgaGTATGTAAGGatgatgattaattattattttggagTTTTGCCTgaaattcaaaaactcaattttattgTGTCATTTCTTTGACCATGTCTACAAAACTTGAAATCcaagttttatttttgtgttacaAAAAGGTTTGAATTCAATtgataaaatcaattttatatgaaaagaATAGTGACCATGGAGATCTAAATCATAATGCTTTTACAAAATGGCTAATTCCTCGCATGAAGAGCAAAAATaactttgttttttaatttggaaGTTTGTTGTAGGTGAAAATACACTTCttcaaatgaaaattttcaatttattatgaatttaatttaagttttcaaAATGTTTTCCAAttcataatttgatttttcacttttttttccttttaattaGTGATGAAGTCTCGTcctcaattaatttatcttcaATATAATTCATCTTTTGAATCCCttctttcaatttcaatttacaAGATAATGTTCCAAAGATAAGTTTGGAAGATAGATATAACTATGTTTTTGTCTTATGAATCAAAAAGTTCATGGTGGCTAAGtggtttaattaagaattaaagcATATGAACAAGGCCTACCTCCATTAAGAAATTTCTCCTCTCAAAACTCGGGATTAAGCACTAGAAAGTTTTATCGCGGATACTGTTGATCTAGGTAGATGGAAGAATCCAGATGGAGTTGACAAACTTTCTAATGGCAACCATGGCTTGGGAGCTTAGACATTGTTGTTTGCAACTAATATCATGCATTTGGTTTAGTGTTTGGGAGAA from Impatiens glandulifera chromosome 5, dImpGla2.1, whole genome shotgun sequence includes:
- the LOC124940670 gene encoding scarecrow-like protein 21; amino-acid sequence: MDTSQLFGYSVVSPADLSNSYSYSYSYSSSHPTISSATYNNKLFDSTKISFGSSPSSPFASHVDSEEFTPFSSSPDNQHSSTENLSIATPWNSSFKKNSYFHMEDYHQEDSQLFHSSGDAFFNSTTNLGYTLRQLESELMGPDCEEEAPVNNNNKRHKSMEGASFQGFPSPVNLKHLLVSCAKALSDNRSNDFDTMIRIARQSVSITGEPIQRLGAYMVEGLVARRNSSGTNIYKSLRCNNEPEGNDLLSYKQIIYEICPYLKFGYMAANGAIAEACRNEDRIHIIDFQICQGTQWTTLLQALAARPGGAPHVRITGIDDPVSNYARGGGLESIGTRLASISSKFNIPIEFNPIHVFSRDMLDVRPGEALAVNFPLKLHHIPDESVDVENPRDSLLRMVKSMNPKVVTLVEQESNTNTPPFLTRFVETLDYYLAVFESIDVALPRDRKDRINAEEHCLARDIVNVIACEGKDREERHELFGKWRLRFMMAGFKQYPLSSYVNSVIKSLLKFYSENYKVVEMDGGLLLGWKERNLVSASAWH